The genomic stretch ATCCCGCCCGCCGCGGGCCGGGTCGTCAGCGCGTCCCCGCCGATCTCGACGGTCAGGCCGGCGGCCCGGCCGTTCTCGACCGCGTTCCGCAGACCGTCCGTGGTGGCGTCGGTCAGATCGTCGCTGACCGTCGAATAGGTCACCGTCGCGTACGCGGTCGTCGCGTCCCCGCTGACCGCCGCGCCCTGGAAGGGGTCCGCGACGGCGACGACCTGTGGACCGGAGCCCGCCCGCGCGACGACGCTCTCGACGGCCGCGCGGTTCCCCCCGGTGGTCAGCGTCTGACCGGGCGGAGCGACGAAGACGATGCGGGCGACCGCCCCGTCCGCCCCGGACCCGGGGAAACGTTCGTCCAGGAGATCGAACGCCCGCTGGGACTCGGTCCCGGGGATGGAAAAGGCGTCGTCGGGCGCGGCCGGCGCCCTGGCGGCGGCGAAACCGGCGGCGACCAGAACTCCCACCCAGAGCAGGAGAACGTATCGGCGCCGTCGGAAGGACAGCCGGCCCAGCCGATAGAGAAAAGTCGCCACGGGTGAGGTCTCCACATCTTCTCGGGTACCCGAGAAGACTGCGTGAACCAGGTGCCTCCCGTCGTCGTCCACCTGCCGGAACCTCCGGCTACGGAAATCGCAGTACACACACCCCGGCAGCTTCGACCGGCGGAGTAGTTCCGGTCGTCCGTGACGCCACGGAGTACTGAGCCCGCAGTAGCCCGAACTGACTGCCTACGGCCGACGCGGAACGCGACCGTTCCGGTGCACAGTTGTCCCTCCCCCGCAGGTGACCAGGGACCACCGGTGCCGTGCCACGTGAAGGATGTTCGGTGAACCTCAGAATCGACGGCGACGGGCGCGAGCCCGCGGACGCCGCGCACCAAGCCGCCGCGCACCAAGCCGCCGCGGATCACGCAGCCGCGGGCACGCCTGGCCCGGAGCGTCGGCGCCGGTGGTGGCGGCGCCGGCGGATCCTCGCGATCCTCGCGATCGTCCAGCTCGTGGTGCTCGTGGTGCTCGTCGCGGGTGACCGGTTCGCGGTGTCGGCCGCCGAGGACCAGATGGCCCGGCAGATCGCGGCGAGCGTGACCGAGGGCCTCGACTGCGACGTGATCCCGCCGACCGTGCGCGATGTCAGCATCGGCGGATTCCCGTTCCTCACCCAGGTGGCGTTCGGGAAGTTCAAGAACATCGGTCTGACCGTCGAAGGAGTACCCACACCCGGCCCGCGCATCTCATCGGTCGAGGCGCACCTCAAAGGACTGCACATTCCCGTCCGGAAGATGCTCACCAACAGTGTGGGTGAGGTTCCGGTCGACGATGTGGAGGCGACGGTTCGCCTCGACTACGCCGATGTGAACACCTTCCTGGCTGATCAGCCCGGCAAGGTTCAGATCAATCCGGTGGACGGCGGGGATCGGGTCGAGGTCTCCGGGACCGCCGACCTGCCGGTGCTCGGCGCGCAGGAGGTGGGCGGCGTCACCACCTTCGAGGTGCGGGACGACAGACTGACGATGGTTCCCTCCGAGATCTCTCTGCGTGGCTCCCTCAACTTCGACATTCCTGTTCCCGGGGGCGTGGGTGATCTGCTTCCCGCGATCCCGATCCCCGTCGGTGCCCTTCCGTTCGACCTCACCATTGTCAGGGCGGCCACCGACGCGTCGGGCCTCTCGCTGACCGCGACGGCCAGGAATGTCGTCCTGCCCGAGGCCGAGACGAGAACCCGGCAATGCCCCCCGACGGACAGCACCGGGACCTGACCGCGCCCGACAGCGTCGGCTCCCGGCCACCTCCTGCGGGAGAGCGGGCCGCCCGAGCGGACAGCGCGGGCGGGGAGATGATCTGACCATCACTGATGATGCTGGGAGGGGCCGGCGTGAGCGACCTCCCGACGGGTCACCGTCGCTGGAAGACCCTGGTGGACGCGGTGGACACGGTCGCACTGCGGACCGGCGCCCCGCACTCCGCGCGCATGTACGACTACTACCTTGGCGGGAAGGATAATTTCCCGGCCGACAGAGAAGGCGCCGAACAAGCTATCGCCGTCTTCCCGACTTTGCGTGACGCCGCTCGGGAGAATCGCGCCTTCCTGATCCGCGCGATCCGGTATCTGGCCGGTGAGGTGGGTATCCGGCAGTTCCTCGACGTCGGGACAGGCATCCCGACCAGCCCGAACTTGCACGAGGTCGCCCAGGGGATCGCCCCGGAAGCCCGGGTGGTCTACGCCGACAACGACCGTAGGATGCCGGGTAGTGTGCACGGTGTAGGTCGTGATCAGCACTGGCAGCGAGGGTGGGACAGTGGGCGAGCTAGGCGCCGGATTTGTTCGGGTTTCCACGGGTAGCCAAGACGAGACGTCGCAGGTCAAGATCCTTACTGAGGAGGCTGCTCAGCGCGGGATCATGATCGTCAAGTGGTTCACGCTTCACGGGTACTCGGCTAGCCACGGAGCGCAGGAACCGGCCTTGCGTGAGGCGATCGCCGATATTCAGCGTCGGGATTACACGACTCTTATGGTTACCGAGTCGTCGCGGCTTGACCGTCGTGACGATTTGGATGCGCAAGCAGAGATCTTGCTCGGTATTAGGTCTGCGGGTGGCGACATCATCTCGATTGCCGAACCTCAGTTCGGCAAGACTGATTTCGCCGGTCGTATCGTCACTCTCGTTGCTCAGCACGCGAATGCCGAGAAGTCCAAGACGGTCAAGGCGACCACGTATCGCGGAATTTCGATGATTATCGCGAACGGTGCGCACCACGGTGCACTTCCGTCGTTCTGGATGACCAAAGGGGAACGCTACGCAAAGCAGGCGTACTGCGCAGACCCGGAATCCGTCAGGGACATTTACGAGCGTGTCGCCAACCGTGAATCTCTGCAATCCATTGGTCGGATCTACGATCTGTATCCGGGATCAATCAAGAACCTTGTTCGATTCACAGCAAACCACACCGGGGTTGAGGAGTGTCGGTACACGTATGAGGGTGTGGCCGAAACGTGGATGCACGAGGTTGCCCCTGTGGTTGATTCGCCTCTGTGGTGGCGTGCGAACAAGGTGATTGCCGCGAACTTGACGGACGCCCGGGGGAACAAAGGTGGACGTCCTGTGGCGCAGGCAGCCAACTGGATCAGTGGTGTTCTTAAATGCCCGTCGTGCGGTGCGAAGCTGCATTTCAATGCCAGTAACACTCCCGCCGGGAATCCGCGTACTCCTAAGCTGCGCTGTGGTGGCCATGCCAAGCAGCGCAAGGCGTGCGGTATTTTCAAGGGTTGCGACGCCAGCCCGATCATCGGCGTGATTGATTCGATGTTTTCCAGCGACATGACACCTATTCTCGCCTTCCAGCGTGTGGCGGGAAACGCTCACAAGCTGGACGAGATGCGGGCGGAACTCGCCAAGATCAAAAGCCGTCTTTCTGTCACGGAAGACGATGATGATCTCGATGCTTTGGTGGACACCCGCAAGGCTCTGCGGGTGTCCATCGAAAAGTTCGACCTTGTCTCTGACGTGTACGACTACGCGGAAACCGGGCAGACAGTCAGCCACCTGTGGACGACCGGCGGCACCGACGAAAAGCGGGGCATGATCCGCGCGATCATGGCCTCGTGGGGTCTGGAGCTTTCCGAGCATGACGGACAGTGGGGAATCAAGATTGGCACAGGGTTCGCGGGCGCGACGGGCGCGGACGGGATCGTAGACCTTGGTAACGGATTCTGTTTCCGCCGGGAAGGCGGCACGCGGAACTGAGGTTCTACCGCCCGTCCGCGCCGCTACGCCGCTAGGTGGTTCGTGGGAGGGCTGGAAGGACGATCACGACCCTTCCAGCCTCCACGTGTCGCAGTACGTCAGGGAGCCTGAAATCCTGCGCCGAGAGAATCACGACGTTCTCACCGTCTGGGATGCTGCCAGGGTCGCTAAGAATGTTCGGGACATCTTCCCCCGGGGTGGGGTCGGGTGCCTGTTCTTCAGCGGCCAAGGGCGACTCTGTCGTGGCGGGGAGCCTCCACGGGAACAATGATGGCGATCATCGGTGGGGATGGTGGCGGTGCCTTCCCCACGTGT from Parafrankia discariae encodes the following:
- a CDS encoding LmeA family phospholipid-binding protein, with the translated sequence MNLRIDGDGREPADAAHQAAAHQAAADHAAAGTPGPERRRRWWRRRRILAILAIVQLVVLVVLVAGDRFAVSAAEDQMARQIAASVTEGLDCDVIPPTVRDVSIGGFPFLTQVAFGKFKNIGLTVEGVPTPGPRISSVEAHLKGLHIPVRKMLTNSVGEVPVDDVEATVRLDYADVNTFLADQPGKVQINPVDGGDRVEVSGTADLPVLGAQEVGGVTTFEVRDDRLTMVPSEISLRGSLNFDIPVPGGVGDLLPAIPIPVGALPFDLTIVRAATDASGLSLTATARNVVLPEAETRTRQCPPTDSTGT
- a CDS encoding recombinase family protein encodes the protein MGELGAGFVRVSTGSQDETSQVKILTEEAAQRGIMIVKWFTLHGYSASHGAQEPALREAIADIQRRDYTTLMVTESSRLDRRDDLDAQAEILLGIRSAGGDIISIAEPQFGKTDFAGRIVTLVAQHANAEKSKTVKATTYRGISMIIANGAHHGALPSFWMTKGERYAKQAYCADPESVRDIYERVANRESLQSIGRIYDLYPGSIKNLVRFTANHTGVEECRYTYEGVAETWMHEVAPVVDSPLWWRANKVIAANLTDARGNKGGRPVAQAANWISGVLKCPSCGAKLHFNASNTPAGNPRTPKLRCGGHAKQRKACGIFKGCDASPIIGVIDSMFSSDMTPILAFQRVAGNAHKLDEMRAELAKIKSRLSVTEDDDDLDALVDTRKALRVSIEKFDLVSDVYDYAETGQTVSHLWTTGGTDEKRGMIRAIMASWGLELSEHDGQWGIKIGTGFAGATGADGIVDLGNGFCFRREGGTRN